From Asterias amurensis chromosome 3, ASM3211899v1, a single genomic window includes:
- the LOC139934365 gene encoding CCR4-NOT transcription complex subunit 1-like isoform X2: protein MNLDSHSLALSQVTNLVGNLSKKSYKQSVAEISRLVSQQGPEGDRHLLRCLFSYVDFSGDGKTAAKEFHQLHIQLLIQECTTLFTKPNFVCTLCHALDNPLHQQKSLKPSTQLFSQISKVLKLSRVQEVVLGLALTHSSKADTRSHALQFVKHKLPDLLRSYIDSDIRSPQEGGLADVSAEVLHLLLTHLLHSSKDQLGIVAPQREAFLKTIKKDFPPDQVPVVLVPLLYSDTQDIGMDRIVNDNTNLPKAVMDGSLADMMQEMGYSCCATMDECRKSLLQFGTNSLSASAVARVISMMGRTHSTLTDSMPLQSITGSSVWSDGKDKADPNSQPSTWNVDVFVEVIKDLAPHLNFREVIHELDNPGFLLNDVQGLRIVKNAFLRGLPDVFPVDVLYRVWKNTDGQLSWIQLALANPEVFCFADYPCHTVVIDILKAPPEEDNREVATWKSLDLVETLLKLAEAGKYDQVKSLFGFPIKHCPDMLLLALLQVQRKLEEEYMQHVLATAALLKSSIQDKWRRKKMCQQPIWTPLRHELISTLMPIFLGNHPNSAIVLHYAWHGQGQSPTIRQIVMHSMAEWYMRGENDQTRLSRILDVAQDLKALSLLLNATPFAFVIDLACLASRREYLKLDKWMTDKIREHGEPFVQTCVTFLKRRAPQVIGGLEPQPKELPGGGKTGVLPPETIGTMLACLQACASSVAPELAETIMTMVANCSSLLKSRPPPGVIKSQVGISSLSPGIGPQMEGISGMSGLGNTTPSTPGIHNFPNNPLSSAFGNIQSSAAAASQKPFPPLGATTMSGSSLGGGSLVGGGSLGTGSLGTSGLGGGGLGSGLGSSAFGGGLGGGSGSSLAGGFGSSSSSGFGTGNGSGLGGGFGGSSAAAFGSGSGSSLGGGFGSSLGGGLGGGLGGGLGTGGLGGGLGGGLGGGFGSSLGGGLGGGLGGGLGGGLGGGLGGGLGAGGGLGGGLGGGGGLGGGLGGGLASLTGGANLQSNPHELRGSSALPPVGGDPFNRQPVGSTPGSGFGNQTQPAINQPAKSNTGAIKPSDISNIWPELSQTFPPEIDEEANGYFQQIYNQPPNPVMSVDEVLQMLKQFKDSQVKKEREVFMCMLRNLFEEYKFFPQYPERELLITACLFGGIIEQGLVTYMALGIALRYVLEALRKPFGSKMYYFGIAALDKFKTRLKDYPQYCQHLSAIQHFNEFPQLLTEYVQFGVMSREPPQRVPTPSSTVITAASSTTATEVTTPVSAVNAPATSATTTSTATITKPLTKGGTQAPSIANTTNIDTLLVATPKDEVINEPPEAIQDKVAFIFNNLSQSNQPQKCEELRELMSDEYLDWLSQYMVMKRASIEMNFHPLYSNFVDQIKKGQLNDLLVKETLRNIEVLLSSDKSDANFSDRTLLKNLGHWLGMLTLAKNKPILQIDLDMKSLILEAYHLGQQELLYVVPFVAKVMESCSKSRVFKPPNPWTMAIMGVLVELHQEPNLKLNLKFEVEVLCKNMGLEPKDVKTYNYLTDSSQLRHLHEKLTGTKKAGEEQPLTQPPMQQQQQQQQQQPSVQPNTSTPIPSSTAGSMASLVTDTMPTPTLSTVTTPAVAPTAGGAPAAQQSAAPVPQFSFHDLNTSSLAGLAPHIAINAQIPLFQQHPQLRSCVRPMLERAVQELVHPVVDRSIKIALTTCEQIVRKDFALDPEENRMRIAAHHMVRNLTAGMAMITCREPLLTSISNMFKSACITALKGGTPQTKELIDQAANVVATENVELACCFIQKCAVEKAIPEMDRRLATEIELRKHARNENRRYCDPVVLTYQAERMPEQIRLKVGGVPAGQIAVYEEFARSIPGFQPTLEANQPPGFLVKPMQQSYATDEITQIYDKCVSEIEQHLHALIQSSTQNQHMQVLHTLLEAVVLARNSREIVTALALLQKAVEGILEGYTPQTMDPELALRYRDCHILVLKSLQDQRAYGPQWTNKQVTRVVCETRGDHKYNLDAVEQLFRAHLINMQTFDMQLAQSMENGLNYTAVAFAMNLVRRYLIEEKQSNILNEADLYNTLHILARIASQTPNPPDGLQHLIEVVRQNHDPAFLDKAPGGPTSMMHSGISQAREFDDPPGLREKTEYLLREWVSMYHSPASGKDSTKAFSAFVNQMHQQGILKTDDLITRFFRICTELCVDLCYRALSEQAHTPTLTRAKCFHTLDAFVRLIALLVKHSGDASNAVTKINLLNKVLGIVAGVLLQDHEVRHTEFQQLPYHRIFNMLLLELNAPEQILEAINYQIMTAFCNALHVLRPSKAPGFVYSWLELISHRIFIARMLAMLPQQKQGWPMYAQLLIDLFKFLAPFLRNAELPKYTALLYKGCLRVLLVLLHDFPEFLCDYHYGFCDVIPPNCIQMRNLILSAFPRNMRLPDPFTPNLKVDMLTDITQPPRIMTNFSAMIQPATFKKDLDSYLKTRSPVTFLSELRSHLQVSQEPGQRYNTALMNALVLYVGSQAIAYIHSKGSTPSMSTITHSSHMDIFQNLVVDLDTEGRYLFLNAIANQLRYPNSHTHYFSCTLLYLFAEANTEAMQEQITRVLLERLIVNRPHPWGLLITFIDLIRNPSFKFWNHEFVHCAPEIEKLFESVARSCMQQKGQAPAMNREAGEALD, encoded by the exons ATGGACGGCTCCTTGGCGGACATGATGCAGGAGATGGGCTACAGCTGCTGCGCCACCATGGACGAGTGTCGTAAATCTCTCCTCCAGTTCGGCACCAACAGCCTATCTGCATCGGCAGTGGCCAGAGTCATCAGCATGATGGGCAGAACACACTCCACCCTCACAGATAGCATGCCCTTACAG TCTATCACCGGCAGCAGCGTCTGGAGTGACGGCAAGGACAAAGCAGACCCCAACTCTCAGCCGAGCACCTGGAATGTAGACGTCTTTGTCGAGGTCATCAAGGACCTGGCTCCCCATCTCAACTTCAGGGAGGTGATCCACGAGCTGGACAACCCGGGTTTCCTGCTGAACGACGTACAGGGACTGCGCATCGTCAAGAATGCCTTCCTCCGGGGCCTGCCCGACGTCTTCCCCGTGGACGTGCTGTACAGGGTCTGGAAGAACACAGACGGGCAG TTATCATGGATCCAGCTGGCTCTAGCCAACCCTGAGGTCTTCTGCTTCGCTGACTATCCTTGTCATACTGTCGTCATAGACATCCTAAAGGCGCCTCCGGAGGAAGATAACAGAGAGGTGGCCACATG GAAGTCACTGGATCTTGTTGAGACCCTTCTGAAGCTGGCTGAGGCTGGCAAGTACGACCAAGTCAAGAGTCTGTTTGGGTTCCCCATCAAACATTGTCCAGATATGCTGCTTCTAGCTCTACTTCAAGTTCAG AGAAAACTTGAAGAGGAGTACATGCAGCATGTTTTAGCAACTGCTGCACTCCTGAAAAGTAGCATTCAAGATAAATGGCGGCGCAAGAAGATGTGCCAGCAG CCCATCTGGACTCCTCTACGTCATGAGCTCATCTCAACATTGATGCCAATCTTCCTGGGGAATCATCCTAACTCTGCCATCGTGTTGCACTACGCATGGCATGGACAG GGTCAGTCGCCAACCATCCGCCAGATCGTGATGCACTCCATGGCAGAGTGGTACATGCGCGGAGAGAATGATCAGACGCGACTGTCTCGCATCCTGGACGTAGCTCAGGACCTGAAGGCCCTCTCACTGCTCCTCAACGCCACACCGTTTGCCTTTGTCATCGACCTGGCTTGCCTTGCATCAAGGCGAGAGTATCTCAAACTGGATAAGTGGATGACCGATAAGATTAGGGAACATGGG GAGCCGTTTGTTCAGACGTGTGTTACATTCCTGAAGCGTCGTGCCCCTCAGGTGATCGGTGGCCTTGAGCCTCAACCAAAGGAACTACCTGGGGGAGGGAAGACGGGTGTGTTGCCCCCTGAGACCATCGGGACCATGCTGGCGTGTCTTCAGGCATGTGCAAG TTCAGTAGCGCCTGAGTTAGCAGAGACCATCATGACGATGGTGGCTAATTGTTCCAGTCTACTCAAGTCCAGACCCCCACCAGGTGTCATCAAATCCCAGGTGGGGATATCGTCATTGTCACCTGGCATCGGACCACAG ATGGAGGGAATAAGTGGAATGTCCGGTCTGGGCAACACAACTCCATCCACTCCTGGGATTCACAACTTCCCAAACAACCCACTCAGCTCTGCTTTTGGGAACATCCAGTCATCTGCTGCGGCAGCAAGCCAGAAACCCTTCCCTCCTCTAGGAGCTACCACGATGAGTGGCAGCTCCCTGGGTGGTGGTTCCTTAGTCGGCGGTGGATCCTTAGGAACTGGGAGTTTAGGAACGAGCGGATTAGGGGGAGGAGGACTCGGATCAGGCCTCGGATCGTCGGCATTCGGCGGCGGCCTCGGCGGAGGCTCAGGAAGCAGCCTCGCAGGTGGATTCGGAAGCAGCTCCAGCAGCGGGTTCGGTACCGGCAACGGAAGCGGACTCGGAGGTGGGTTCGGAGGAAGCTCAGCAGCTGCATTTGGATCGGGATCAGGCTCCAGTCTAGGAGGAGGGTTCGGCAGCAGCTTAGGAGGTGGTCTAGGCGGCGGACTCGGAGGCGGATTGGGTACTGGGGGATTAGGAGGAGGGCTCGGTGGAGGGCTAGGAGGTGGATTTGGGAGCAGTCTTGGAGGAGGTCTAGGAGGTGGACTTGGAGGTGGACTAGGAGGTGGTTTGGGAGGTGGCCTCGGGGGTGGACTAGGAGCTGGAGGTGGCCTCGGTGGAGGTTTAGGCGGTGGAGGTGGCCTCGGTGGAGGTTTAGGAGGCGGTCTCGCCAGCTTGACTGGAGGCGCTAACCTTCAGTCTAACCCACATG AGCTCCGAGGGAGTAGTGCCTTGCCTCCGGTGGGTGGCGACCCTTTCAACAGGCAACCAGTTGGCAGTACTCCTGGTAGCGGGTTCGGGAACCAGACCCAGCCTGCAATCAACCAGCCAGCGAAGAGCAACACTGGAGCCATCAAACCAA GTGATATTTCTAACATCTGGCCAGAGTTGAGTCAAACATTTCCGCCAGAGATTGATGAGGAAGCCAACGGCTACTTCCAACAGATCTACAACCAGCCGCCGAACCCTGTCATGTCGGTGGACGAGGTCCTTCAGATGCTCAAACAATTCAAAGACTCGCAGGTCAAAAAGGAAAGG GAGGTGTTTATGTGTATGCTGAGGAATCTATTTGAGGAGTACAAGTTCTTCCCTCAGTATCCAGAGAGGGAACTTCTCATCACAGCCTGTCTGTTTGGCGgcatcatagagcaaggacttgTCAC GTACATGGCACTTGGGATCGCCCTCCGCTACGTTCTGGAGGCGCTGCGGAAGCCTTTTGGCAGTAAGATGTACTACTTTGGAATCGCAGCCTTGGATAAGTTCAAGACACGTCTGAAGGACTATCCCCAGTACTGCCAGCACCTGTCGGCCATTCAACACTTTAACGAGTTCCCACAGCTTCTGACAGAG tatgTCCAGTTTGGGGTAATGTCAAGGGAGCCACCACAGCGTGTCCCCACACCATCCAGTACTGTCATTACTGCAGCTTCGTCGACGACAGCAACAGAGGTGACTACACCTGTGTCCGCTGTCAATGCACCCGCTACGTCAGCCACGACAACGTCCACTGCGACAATTACTAAACCCTTAACCAAGGGTGGTACACAAGCT ccgTCTATTGCAAACACAACTAACATCGACACCCTGCTGGTGGCCACACCCAAAGATGAAGTCATCAACGAGCCACCGGAGGCGATTCAAGACAAGGTGGCGTTCATTTTCAACAATCTCTCACAGTCCAATCAGCCTCAGAAG tgtgaGGAGCTGAGGGAACTGATGTCTGATGAATACCTAGACTGGCTGTCTCAGTACATGGTGATGAAGAGGGCCAGCATCGAGATGAACTTCCATCCGCTCTACTCCAACTTTGTGGACCAGATCAAGAAGGGACAACTGAACGATCTCCTGGTCAAGGAGACGCTGAGAAATATTGAG GTTTTACTGAGCTCGGACAAAAGTGACGCCAACTTCTCGGATCGGACTCTTCTCAAGAATCTGGGTCACTGGTTGGGAATGCTGACATTGGCAAAGAACAAACCTATCCTACAAATT GATCTCGACATGAAGTCCCTGATCCTTGAGGCGTACCACCTTGGCCAGCAGGAGCTTCTCTACGTTGTCCCCTTCGTTGCCAAGGTGATGGAATCTTGCAGCAAGAGCCGCGTCTTCAAGCCGCCCAACCCGTGGACGATGGCCATCATGGGAGTACTGGTCGAGCTCCACCAGGAGCCCAATCTCAAACTCAATCTCAAGTTTGAGGTGGAAGTGCTGTGCAAGAACATGGGGCTGGAACCCAAA GATGTAAAGACCTACAACTACCTAACGGATTCCTCACAGCTCCGCCATCTCCACGAGAAACTTACCGGCACCAAGAAGGCCGGGGAGGAGCAGCCGTTAACCCAGCCACcaatgcaacaacaacaacaacaacaacaacagcagcccAGCGTCCAGCCAAACACCAGCACTCCGATACCCAGCAGCACCGCGGGTTCTATGGCATCTCTGGTGACGGATACCATGCCCACGCCGACGCTGTCTACCGTGACGACACCTGCAGTTGCCCCGACGGCAGGTGGCGCCCCGGCGGCGCAGCAGTCCGCTGCGCCCGTACCACAGTTCAGCTTCCACGATCTGAACACGTCTTCACTTGCTGGTCTGGCTCCTCATATTGCCATCAATGCACAA ATTCCACTATTCCAGCAGCATCCACAGCTTCGTAGCTGTGTACGACCCATGCTGGAGAGAGCAGTCCAGGAACTAGTCCATCCCGTTGTGGATAGATCAATCAAGATTGCTCTGACTACGTGTGAACAGATCGTCAGAAAG GATTTTGCGTTGGACCCCGAGGAGAATCGCATGCGCATCGCTGCGCATCACATGGTGCGTAACCTGACAGCGGGTATGGCTATGATCACATGCCGTGAGCCTCTACTGACAAGCATCAGCAATATGTTCAAGTCGGCATGTATCACTGCACTCAAG GGAGGCACCCCACAGACTAAGGAGTTGATTGACCAAGCAGCCAACGTGGTAGCTACAGAGAATGTGGAGCTTGCTTGCTGTTTCATCCAGAAATGTGCCGTGGAGAAAGCCATCCCAGAGATGGACAGGCGTCTTGCAACG GAAATTGAACTGCGCAAGCACGCTCGCAATGAGAACCGACGCTATTGTGACCCGGTTGTCCTGACATACCAGGCAGAGAGAATGCCGGAACAGATCAGACTGAAG GTTGGCGGTGTTCCTGCTGGCCAGATAGCTGTATATGAAGAGTTTGCCCGCAGTATCCCCGGCTTCCAGCCGACACTAGAGGCTAACCAGCCCCCAGGATTCCTGGTCAAACCCATGCAG CAATCGTACGCCACGGACGAAATCACCCAGATTTACGACAAGTGTGTCTCTGAGATCGAACAGCACCTCCACGCTCTGATCCAGTCCTCTACCCAGAATCAACACATGCAGGTCTTACACACACTGCTGGAGGCGGTGGTGCTAGCCAGAAACTCCAGGGAGATAGTCACGGCTCTCGCACTCCTGCAAAAG GCCGTTGAGGGCATCCTTGAAGGCTACACGCCACAGACCATGGATCCTGAGCTAGCTCTACGCTACAGAGACTGTCACATCTTGGTTCTGAAATCACTACAAGACCAACGGGCTTACGGCCCTCAGTGGACCAACAAACAGGTTACCAG AGTTGTGTGCGAGACACGCGGTGACCACAAGTACAACTTGGACGCTGTGGAGCAGCTGTTCAGGGCTCACCTCATTAATATGCAGACATTTGATATGCAACTTGCACAG TCGATGGAGAATGGGCTGAACTACACCGCAGTAGCCTTTGCCATGAACCTCGTCCGTCGCTACCTGATCGAGGAGAAACAGAGTAACATCCTGAACGAGGCGGACCTCTACAACACGCTGCACATCCTAGCACGCATCGCCAGTCAGACACCCAACCCACCAGATGG TCTACAACACTTGATCGAGGTCGTCCGTCAGAACCATGACCCCGCCTTCCTGGACAAGGCCCCCGGTGGCCCCACCTCCATGATGCATTCAGGCATCTCACAGGCCAGGGAGTTTGACGACCCACCAGGCCTGCGAGAGAAGACCGAGTACCTGCTGAGGGAGTGGGTCAGCATGTATCACTCACCCGCCAGCGGCAAGGACAGCACCAAGGCTTTCTCTGCATTTGTAAACCAG ATGCACCAGCAGGGAATCCTCAAGACAGATGACCTCATCACCCGATTCTTCCGCATCTGTACGGAGCTGTGCGTGGACCTCTGCTACAGGGCTCTCTCTGAGCAGGCCCACACCCCGACGCTGACCAGGGCAAAGTGTTTCCACACCCTGGACGCCTTCGTGCGGCTGATTGCTCTCCTCGTCAAACACTCTGGAGACGCTAGTAATGCAGTCACCAAGATCAATCTGCTGAACAAG GTCCTTGGCATTGTAGCTGGGGTACTCCTTCAGGACCATGAGGTACGCCATACAGAGTTCCAGCAGTTGCCGTACCATCGCATCTTCAATATGCTCCTCCTGGAGCTCAATGCCCCGGAGCAGATACTGGAAGCCATCAACTACCAGATCATGACGGCCTTCTG CAATGCCTTACATGTGTTGAGGCCTTCCAAAGCCCCAGGGTTCGTATACTCCTGGCTAGAGCTGATCTCTCATCGGATCTTTATCGCAAGGATGCTGGCCATGTTACCACAACAGAAG CAAGGATGGCCAATGTATGCCCAGCTCCTGATTGATCTCTTTAAGTTTCTGGCTCCTTTCCTACGTAACGCTGAGCTGCCAAAGTACACAGCATTGCTGTACAAG GGGTGTTTACGTGTCCTGTTGGTGCTCCTGCACGACTTCCCGGAGTTCTTGTGTGACTACCACTACGGATTCTGCGACGTCATCCCGCCCAACTGCATCCAGATGCGCAATCTGATCCTGAGCGCCTTCCCGCGCAACATGCGTCTGCCGGACCCGTTCACCCCGAACCTGAAAGTGGACATGCTGACGGATATCACCCAGCCGCCGCGCATCATGACGAACTTCTCGGCCATGATTCAACCAGCCACCTTCAAGAAG GATCTTGACTCGTACCTAAAGACTCGTAGTCCGGTTACGTTCCTCTCGGAGCTACGCAGCCACTTACAGGTCTCCCAAGAGCCCGGCCAGCGCTACAACACTGCCCTGATGAACGCGCTGGTGCTGTACGTCGGCTCTCAGGCCATTGCGTACATCCACAGCAAGGGAAGCACGCCCTCGATGAGCACCATAACGCATTCCTCACACATGGACATCTTCCAGAATCTCGTGGTGGATCTGGATACGGAAG GTCGGTATCTTTTCCTGAATGCTATTGCCAACCAGCTACGGTACCCTAACAGTCACACACACTACTTCAGCTGCACGCTACTGTATCTCTTCGCTGAGGCAAACACAGAGGCAATGCAGGAACAAATCACAAG GGTTCTGCTTGAGAGATTGATCGTGAACAGACCGCACCCCTGGGGCCTTCTCATCACCTTCATTGACCTCATCAGAAATCCAAGCTTCAAGTTTTGGAATCATGAGTTTGTCCACTGTGCTCCAGAGATTGAGAA attgTTTGAATCTGTTGCCAGAAGCTGCATGCAACAGAAGGGGCAAGCACCGGCGATGAACCGCGAGGCCGGGGAGGCACTGGACTGA